Genomic window (Thermotoga sp. SG1):
ACTGAATTCTATAAGCGGTTTAAAAGAAGAACTGATTATCCATAGTATAGGAAAGAACATGATAATAGCAACAATTATCATCAAAGCATATTGGAAACCAATCATTCTTCTCTTCATGTTGTAAATTCCTCCCCATTAGACTTCGTAGTAGACCCATTTTTTCGACAAAATGAACATCAATAAAGACACTACCGCGGAAATACAGAATAGTATTACTGCTTCCGCACTCGCGTAACCCAATCTGAAAGTTTTAAAGGCGTTGTAGTATATATCCAAACTTATCGCTTGAGTGACCTTCCCCGGTCCACCACCTGTGAGGGGATATATGAGGGTGAATGAAGCACTCAAAGAATTTATCGTAGCAGTAACTAGGTTGAAAAGGAGGATAGGAGATATCGTTGGTAACGTGATCCTAAAGAATCTTGTTAAAGGTCCTGCACCATCTATCTCTGCCGCTTCGTAGAGTTCTTTGGGAACCTCTTTCAAAGCACTGTCAAATATGAGCATCATCTGACCCGTGTAGAAAGTATAGATGTTGAGAACAGCAACTAACCACGTTACATAATTTGGATCCATCAACCAGTTTGGTGTATTTCTAATCCTTATTAATGTTAACAGATAATTCACCACTCCCAATTCTTTGTTGAAAATCAACTGAAACGCGAAAGTTAAAGCAATCATCGGTACTACGGCAGGCACGAAATAGAAGAAACTGAATACTCTGACTCCTTTCACTTTTTGATTCAAAAGGAGAGCGGTAAAGAGTGCCCAACCAACAGACACAATGACGGAGAGTAACGTATAGAAAAGTGTGAATTTAAGGACCATCCAGAATTCTGATTCACTCCGAAACATCTTGATATAGTTCTCTAAACCAACCCACCTTGGAGGTGCTATTAAATCCCATTTACAGAAGCTGAGGAGGATAACTGCTAAAATAGGTCCTCCAGTGAAAAGAATGAAACCTATGATCCATGGAGACACAAAAAGATAGGCTATAACGTTTTTTCTTTTTCCCATGGTATACCTCCTTGGTGTAACGTGAGTGACGTTTTCAAATCGGGGGCAGAC
Coding sequences:
- a CDS encoding carbohydrate ABC transporter permease, giving the protein MGKRKNVIAYLFVSPWIIGFILFTGGPILAVILLSFCKWDLIAPPRWVGLENYIKMFRSESEFWMVLKFTLFYTLLSVIVSVGWALFTALLLNQKVKGVRVFSFFYFVPAVVPMIALTFAFQLIFNKELGVVNYLLTLIRIRNTPNWLMDPNYVTWLVAVLNIYTFYTGQMMLIFDSALKEVPKELYEAAEIDGAGPLTRFFRITLPTISPILLFNLVTATINSLSASFTLIYPLTGGGPGKVTQAISLDIYYNAFKTFRLGYASAEAVILFCISAVVSLLMFILSKKWVYYEV